A region of Lycium barbarum isolate Lr01 chromosome 3, ASM1917538v2, whole genome shotgun sequence DNA encodes the following proteins:
- the LOC132633259 gene encoding AP-3 complex subunit delta, which produces MSGGSSLLDSLFQRSLEDLIKGLRLYIGDESSFISKSLDEIRKEIKSTDQQTKATALQKLTYLHSLYGIDMSFAAFHAIELSSSQHFNFKRIAYLAASLSFDPLTTDVILLLTHQLRKDLQSHNSHEVSLALHAIYYICTPDLARDLTPEVFILLNSSKGNIRKKAIALVLRLFELFPDSVRVCFKRLVENLENNDLGIVCAVVGVFCELACKEPKSYLPLAPEFYKILVDSRNNWLLIKVLKIFVKLAPLEPRLGKRLVEPICDHLKRTGAKSLAFECVRTIVSSFSEHESAVRLAVGKIKEFFNEDDPNLKYLGLQALTIVAPKHLWAVMENKDFVIKSLSDADVNIKLEALQLVLAMVSEDNVVDFCKVLINYALKSDPEFCNEILGCILLTCSKNVYEIIVDFDWYVSLLGEMVRIPHCQKGEEIENQLVDIGMRVKDARPELVRVGRDLLIDPALLGNPFLHRILSAAAWVSGEYVQFSKNPSEIVEALLQPRTSLLPSSIKAVYIQSAFKVLTLYLHYSISTKGVISSAFQGVADLMQENSQVVRTGPVADSDTESFEDMSITHEWFPSTSLKVEPITEESIINILNLVEITLGPLAGSHEVELLERSRNVLGLVELIREELPGYLVKREEDNDKGQRKTHEMIKLIAEAFSEELGPVSASSQEKVPMPEGMVLNQSLDDLDAICGDFGLHIPTSFSLGRSISSEKDDVTMSDRQSKEELESTESTSLLAEHRKRHGLYYLQSQKKEMVYDDYPPANDLKTGSNADDEADDLIKLTEQSLFTKKKANQARPRPVVVKLDDGDGPFISAKKVELKDDLISGAVRDVLLGDEATSSSRTKKSDKSSSKRRQKGKLDIDKSSGPKEDSKSMESSELENANLRKSKLHSRGKEKKHRSTAKDRDEHEEGDKQKVSHHHGKHKSRQRADGALTLAAQSNVIPDFLL; this is translated from the coding sequence ATGTCCGGTGGTTCTTCACTTCTGGATTCACTGTTCCAACGTTCTTTAGAAGACTTAATCAAAGGTCTCCGTCTCTACATCGGCGACGAATCCTCCTTCATCTCCAAATCCCTGGATGAAATCCGTAAGGAAATCAAATCAACAGATCAACAAACCAAAGCCACTGCTCTCCAAAAACTCACTTACCTCCACTCCTTATATGGCATCGACATGTCTTTTGCTGCCTTCCACGCAATCGAACTTTCATCCTCACAACACTTCAATTTTAAACGCATTGCTTATCTGGCAGCATCTCTATCGTTCGATCCGTTAACTACTGACGTCATCCTCTTGCTGACTCATCAGTTACGTAAAGACCTTCAATCACATAATTCGCATGAAGTAAGTCTTGCTTTACATGCCATTTATTATATTTGTACACCTGATTTAGCTAGGGATTTAACACCTGAAGTGTTTATTTTACTTAATAGTAGTAAAGGGAATATTAGGAAGAAAGCTATTGCTCTTGTTTTGAGGTTATTTGAGTTGTTTCCGGATTCGGTTAGGGTTTGTTTTAAGAGATTGGTCGAAAATTTGGAGAATAATGATTTGGGGATTGTATGTGCTGTTGTTGGTGTATTTTGTGAGCTTGCTTGTAAAGAACCCAAGTCGTATTTACCGTTAGCGCCTGAGTTTTATAAGATATTGGTCGATTCGAGGAATAATTGGCTGTTGATTAAGGTTTTGAAGATTTTCGTGAAGTTGGCTCCGTTGGAACCGAGGTTGGGGAAGAGGTTGGTGGAGCCGATTTGCGATCATTTGAAGAGAACGGGGGCGAAGTCGTTGGCTTTTGAGTGTGTGAGGACGATTGTTAGTAGTTTTAGTGAGCATGAGAGTGCGGTGAGGCTTGCTGTTGGGAAGATTAAGGAGTTTTTTAATGAAGATGATCCGAATCTTAAGTATCTTGGTTTGCAAGCACTTACTATTGTTGCGCCGAAGCATTTGTGGGCGGTTATGGAGAATAAGGATTTTGTGATTAAATCGTTAAGTGATGCGGATGTGAATATTAAACTTGAGGCGTTGCAGCTTGTTTTGGCTATGGTTAGTGAGGATAATGTGGTGGATTTTTGCAAGGTTTTGATTAATTATGCTCTTAAGTCAGACCCGGAGTTCTGTAATGAGATTTTGGGTTGCATCTTGTTGACTTGTTCAAAAAATGTGTATGAGATAATTGTGGATTTCGATTGGTATGTGTCACTTCTTGGGGAAATGGTGAGAATTCCGCACTGTCAGAAGGGGGAGGAAATAGAGAACCAGCTTGTGGATATAGGTATGAGAGTTAAAGATGCAAGACCGGAACTTGTTCGAGTTGGCCGTGATTTGCTAATTGATCCTGCATTGCTTGGCAATCCTTTCCTACACAGGATTTTATCAGCAGCTGCTTGGGTGTCAGGGGAGTATGTTCAATTTTCAAAAAATCCATCTGAAATTGTGGAAGCACTACTGCAACCAAGAACCAGTTTATTGCCATCATCAATAAAAGCTGTATATATTCAGTCTGCATTCAAAGTACTAACCTTGTATCTGCATTACTCTATTTCTACCAAGGGAGTTATTTCTTCAGCTTTCCAAGGCGTGGCAGATCTGATGCAGGAGAATTCTCAGGTTGTAAGAACTGGACCAGTTGCTGATAGTGACACAGAGAGTTTTGAGGATATGTCTATTACTCATGAGTGGTTTCCCTCAACTTCCTTAAAGGTGGAGCCAATCACTGAAGAATCTATCATTAACATATTAAATCTTGTAGAAATAACGTTGGGGCCACTAGCAGGAAGCCATGAGGTCGAGCTACTGGAGAGATCAAGAAATGTCCTTGGTTTGGTTGAACTGATAAGAGAAGAATTACCTGGTTACTTGGTGAAAAGGGAAGAAGATAATGACAAGGGACAAAGGAAGACTCATGAAATGATCAAACTAATTGCTGAAGCCTTTTCGGAAGAGCTTGGTCCAGTTTCAGCAAGTTCTCAGGAAAAGGTACCTATGCCCGAAGGAATGGTGCTTAATCAAAGTCTGGATGATCTGGATGCCATATGTGGTGACTTTGGGTTGCATATACCTACTTCTTTCTCCCTTGGAAGATCCATTTCCTCAGAAAAGGATGATGTTACCATGTCTGATCGACAAAGTAAGGAAGAATTGGAATCAACTGAATCAACATCTCTTCTTGCTGAGCATCGCAAACGCCATGGGCTATATTATTTACAGTCACAGAAAAAGGAgatggtatatgatgattatCCACCTGCTAACGACCTTAAGACTGGAAGTAATGCTGACGATGAGGCTGATGATCTGATTAAGCTGACAGAACAATCTCTATTCACTAAGAAAAAGGCAAATCAAGCAAGGCCTAGGCCAGTAGTGGTGAAACTGGATGATGGGGATGGGCCTTTTATCTCTGCCAAAAAGGTAGAGTTAAAAGATGACCTAATCTCTGGTGCTGTGAGAGATGTTCTTTTAGGTGATGAAGCAACATCATCATCACGAACTAAGAAGTCTGACAAGTCATCAAGTAAGAGAAGACAGAAGGGCAAGTTGGATATAGACAAGTCTTCCGGACCAAAAGAGGATTCTAAATCAATGGAGAGTTCTGAACTAGAAAATGCAAATTTGAGAAAAAGCAAACTCCATTCTCGTGGTAAAGAGAAGAAACATAGAAGTACTGCAAAAGATAGAGATGAACATGAAGAGGGAGATAAGCAGAAGGTTAGCCATCACCATGGCAAGCATAAATCCCGACAAAGGGCGGATGGGGCTCTAACATTAGCAGCACAATCAAATGTTATTCCTGATTTTCTTTTGTAG